Genomic window (Capsicum annuum cultivar UCD-10X-F1 unplaced genomic scaffold, UCD10Xv1.1 ctg40746, whole genome shotgun sequence):
CaaatctgttattattattgatctattatacaaattaattaattcaagttttaatctattttctctAGATTTGTAGTTAATATTGTTATGGTACTAACTAATTTAATTATCCTTTGGATATCTTCTTGTTTTGCGATACTAATTAATTTTTGCTATCCTTTGGTCCTTTTTACTTTCtctaaagattgatttttgatttacattttctatttacagaagattgattttataaatttgtctTAAGAGTTGTATAGAGCAATAGGTTTGAATCGGACCGACTCATTGTAACCTACTGGGAACTATAGAAAGTAATTTGCTTATGGATTGATGAACCTTGAATATcataatacttcctccgtctcaaattatatgtcgccatttgaccggacACGATATTGAAGAAATAGGCATTGACCTTGCTAAAGTTACTAAATTACCCCTCTTAAAAAAGTATTGGACCACTAGGTACTTTTATTAaatttcacaataattaaaaaatgcaACAGAGAGTacagtattaaaaaaaaatctactaaaaaAAATACACCACCGACATAACTGTCTCTCTCTTTTGCAAAGAGTTAAGTAGTCCAAATCAGTGTATCGCTTTAACTTAAAATTTTACTCTCATTTTCTCtatcaacaattaagaaaaattgttattgcaaaattcaattttctagaaaataggaCCAATTTGCCGTCATGTACGGATTTTCCACGAAAAATTTACGTttctgatttgattttggtttccATTTTTGGGTGCTAAACCtacttttcattttaatttttagcAAATGGTTATTTTGTGGCGCCAAATCTTCTTTTCATTTGAGAGATGTTCTTTTGCATCTTCTGGTTCGTCGTACCTATAGACTCAACCTTCAGAAATAAACGATTGAAATTAGAAGAACGTCAAGCAATTGCAAAGTTTCTTTTGAAAGAAAGTAAGGAAGGAAGTCTTAAATATGGATCTATAACACAAGCTGCGATGTTgttcaagaaatcaataagagCTATTCAGCGCATTTGGAAACAATGTCAATCATCAGTTGATAATGGTATGTCGTCGTTAGATGTGTCTTTAAGACTTAGAGGTAAAGTTGGAAGAAAACGGATTGGAGTTGACATTAATCAAGTCAAAGAAATTCCACTTTGTCGTCGAACAAATATTCGATCTCTGGCTTTTGCGATGAACATGGCAAAATCAACCGTCTTTCGGCATGTGAAAGATGGAACTCTTCGGCAACATTCTAATTCTATCATGCCACAGTTAACCGAAGGAAACAAAAAGGTACGACTTCAATACTGCTGCTCAGTGATTGATCAGAATACAATCCACATAAATCCCATTTTTATgaatatgtttaattatgttcatATCGATGAAAAGTGgttttttttgtccaaaaaagtTGAAAGGTACTACCTACTTCCTGGAGAGCATGAGCCAGATCCGTATCGTTCTTACAAAAGTAAAAATGTTATTCCAAAGGTTATGTTTATGGCTGCTGTAGCACGTCCTCGATTTNNNNNNNNNNNNNNNNNNNNNNNNNNNNNNNNNNNNNNNNNNNNNNNNNNNNNNNNNNNNNNNNNNNNNNNNNNNNNNNNNNNNNNNNNNNNNNNNNNNNatatgtttaattatgttcatATCGATGAAAAGTGgttttttttgtccaaaaaagtTGAAAGGTACTACCTGCTTCCTGG
Coding sequences:
- the LOC124891805 gene encoding uncharacterized protein LOC124891805 codes for the protein MFFCIFWFVVPIDSTFRNKRLKLEERQAIAKFLLKESKEGSLKYGSITQAAMLFKKSIRAIQRIWKQCQSSVDNGMSSLDVSLRLRGKVGRKRIGVDINQVKEIPLCRRTNIRSLAFAMNMAKSTVFRHVKDGTLRQHSNSIMPQLTEGNKKWFFLSKKVERYYLLPGEHEPDPYRSYKSKNVIPKVMFMAAWFFLSKKVERYYLLPGEHEPDPYRSYKSKNFIPKVMFMAAVARPRFDENGIELFSGKIGIFSFVVKELSGIAKIEQQELWKQRPFSQ